Proteins from one Scleropages formosus chromosome 14, fSclFor1.1, whole genome shotgun sequence genomic window:
- the LOC108929021 gene encoding E3 ubiquitin-protein ligase MARCH7 isoform X1, with translation MQREADAFVQRRVSDARAVIARRRLRPCALPMRSAGGVAGLPSPRPLASREPVAGNKTRPPLSDGGRKRRDGGDRIGDMDSRSHRLPFVPSSSSPLSSSASASLSAGRLCNRSRGTAGDSFSRGTSSKLDSDLQCPRFFSSGNYGISEGHRSSWRLSSPLTASSGSRDRLWADTSLGSRSKPGGSERLGAYSGLLGSTQDDLKRPKLSYNRATYSRDPSSPVVSSVLSGTYTSEPSWKSHSARSRSSSSSPSQGLWPRRESDSRAESGLSGAADLGPRAAGLSSSLYPDRMASSYAQGARPKESLYSSARAGAPTRDRQQGRYEPPSASSNGTRPSTPWAGSSRSRSWYTSPPERTPPASHRRPVEGGDPESRCTTRQLLSRLASSMSSTLFSRRSSQDSNSSRSFESSEETSDTHRAQSPLASSGGSSRNGSPDVSSGRGSELPQGLAFLRRRRQGTSSAREERCGEVDPEPSRAGTSWLSSSLRSRCTPLFSCRRRDGQEEAVRPPHRSTPFPLRRMSSSETKDSDDEGGNDDDDDEDNEEESEAVGAVGPSEATAEASRTARTRRLTGVTPNSLFHLTVAPSLESSLPDNVMITVDIVPTGRNLLEKKPASPQDPEKLKKIKESLLLEESDEEGDLCRICQMGEDSASNPLIEPCRCTGSLRYVHQECMKKWLHSKISSGSDLDAIATCELCKEKLHLNIENFDINELYRTHERSESEFISCGLYLVVLLHLCEQRFSDVLGAANDAGFFNLARTLHEYMDDLESSNGDSEDDEVRDHRPSIDFGDLEDDDEENVD, from the exons ACATGGATTCCAGGTCCCACAGGCTGCCCTTCGTGCCGTCCAGCAGCTCACCTCTGTCCTCCTCTGCTTCTGCGTCCCTGAGCGCCGGTCGGCTGTGCAACAGGAGCCGTGGGACGGCCGGCGACAGCTTCTCCAGGGGAACCTCTTCCAAGCTGGACTCGGATCTCCAG TGCCCAAGGTTCTTCTCCTCTGGAAACTACGGTATCTCCGAGGGGCACCGCTCAAGCTGGAGGCTCAGCTCCCCCCTGACCGCCTCCTCCGGGTCACGTGATCGCCTGTGGGCCGACACCTCGCTGGGAAGCAGAAGCAAACCG GGGGGTTCGGAGCGGCTGGGGGCGTATTCGGGACTGCTGGGTTCAACGCAGGACGATCTCAAAAGACCCAAGCTGTCCTACAACCGGGCGACCTACTCGAGAGACCCGTCTTCACCCGTCGTGTCCTCTGTGCTGAGCGGCACCTACACCTCTG AACCGTCATGGAAGTCGCACAGCGCCCGCTCCAGGTCCTCGTCTTCATCCCCCTCGCAGGGTCTGTGGCCCCGGAGGGAGTCGGACTCTCGGGCCGAGTCGGGCCTCTCCGGCGCGGCGGACCTCGGGCCCAGGGCGGCGGGATTGTCGtcctcactgt ATCCAGACCGCATGGCATCCTCCTATGCTCAAGGCGCCAGGCCAAAGGAGAGTCTCTACTCATCCGCGCGGGCCGGCGCTCCCACCCGGGATCGCCAGCAGGGCAGATATGAACCACCCTCCGCTTCCAGCAATGGTACGAGGCCCTCCACCCCCTGGGCTGGTTCGTCCCGCTCCCGCTCCTGGTACACCTCGCCCCCAGAGAGGACCCCTCCTGCCAGCCACAGGCGGCCTGTCGAAGGAGGAGACCCTGAGAGCCGGTGCACCACCAGGCAGCTGCTCTCGCGCCTGGCCAGCAGCATGTCCTCCACGCTCTTTTCCAGGAGGTCCAGCCAGGACTCCAACAGCTCCAGATCCTTCGAGTCCTCGGAAGAGACGAGCGACACCCACCGGGCGCAAAGCCCCCTTGCCAGCTCtggcggcagcagcaggaacGGCAGCCCCGACGTGTCGAGCGGTCGGGGGTCTGAGCTCCCCCAAGGTCTGGCCTTCCTCCGCCGCAGGCGCCAAGGCACCTCCTCGGCACGGGAGGAGCGTTGCGGTGAGGTTGACCCGGAACCCTCGAGGGCTGGCACTTCCTGGCTGTCGTCGTCCCTGAGGAGCCGTTGCACCCCGCTGTTCTCATGCAGGAGGAGGGATGGCCAGGAGGAGGCGGTGCGGCCCCCACACCGCAGCACTCCCTTCCCTCTCCGACGGATGTCCTCTTCCGAGACGAAAGACAGCGACGATGAAGGgggaaatgatgatgatgatgatgaagacaaCGAAGAAGAGTCGGAAGCGGTAGGAGCTGTAGGTCCTTCAGAAGCCACCGCAGAGGCCTCCCGCACAGCAAGAACCCGGAGGCTGACCGGGGTCACGCCCAACTCGCTCTTTCACCTCACTGTCGCACCCTCGTTGGAGAGCTCGCTGCCCGACAACGTGATGATCACAGTGGACATCGTGCCTACTGGACGGAATTTGCTGGAGAAGAAACCGGCATCCCCACAGGATccagagaagctgaagaaaatcAAGGAAAG CCTTCTGCTGGAGGAATCCGACGAGGAGGGCGATCTTTGCCGCATTTGCCAGATGGGAGAGGATTCAGCATCCAATCCGTTGATCGAGCCGTGCAGGTGTACCGGCAGTCTGCGATACGTGCACCAGGAATGCATGAAGAAGTGGCTGCACTCAAAGATCAGCTCTG GTTCTGATCTGGACGCCATTGCCACCTGTGAGCTGTGCAAGGAGAAGCTCCATCTGAACATCGAGAACTTTGACATCAATGAGCTGTACAGGACTCACGAAAGG TCGGAAAGCGAATTCATCAGCTGTGGCCTGTACCTGGTGGTCCTGCTACACCTGTGCGAACAGCGGTTCTCCGACGTGCTGGGCGCGGCCAACGATGCTGGG TTTTTCAACCTGGCAAGGACCCTTCATGAGTACATGGACGATCTTGAAA GCTCCAACGGGGACTCCGAGGACGATGAAGTGCGGGACCACAGGCCTTCGATCGACTTCGGTGACCTGGAGGACGACGACGAGGAGAACGTGGACTGA
- the LOC108929021 gene encoding E3 ubiquitin-protein ligase MARCH7 isoform X2 yields the protein MDSRSHRLPFVPSSSSPLSSSASASLSAGRLCNRSRGTAGDSFSRGTSSKLDSDLQCPRFFSSGNYGISEGHRSSWRLSSPLTASSGSRDRLWADTSLGSRSKPGGSERLGAYSGLLGSTQDDLKRPKLSYNRATYSRDPSSPVVSSVLSGTYTSEPSWKSHSARSRSSSSSPSQGLWPRRESDSRAESGLSGAADLGPRAAGLSSSLYPDRMASSYAQGARPKESLYSSARAGAPTRDRQQGRYEPPSASSNGTRPSTPWAGSSRSRSWYTSPPERTPPASHRRPVEGGDPESRCTTRQLLSRLASSMSSTLFSRRSSQDSNSSRSFESSEETSDTHRAQSPLASSGGSSRNGSPDVSSGRGSELPQGLAFLRRRRQGTSSAREERCGEVDPEPSRAGTSWLSSSLRSRCTPLFSCRRRDGQEEAVRPPHRSTPFPLRRMSSSETKDSDDEGGNDDDDDEDNEEESEAVGAVGPSEATAEASRTARTRRLTGVTPNSLFHLTVAPSLESSLPDNVMITVDIVPTGRNLLEKKPASPQDPEKLKKIKESLLLEESDEEGDLCRICQMGEDSASNPLIEPCRCTGSLRYVHQECMKKWLHSKISSGSDLDAIATCELCKEKLHLNIENFDINELYRTHERSESEFISCGLYLVVLLHLCEQRFSDVLGAANDAGFFNLARTLHEYMDDLESSNGDSEDDEVRDHRPSIDFGDLEDDDEENVD from the exons ATGGATTCCAGGTCCCACAGGCTGCCCTTCGTGCCGTCCAGCAGCTCACCTCTGTCCTCCTCTGCTTCTGCGTCCCTGAGCGCCGGTCGGCTGTGCAACAGGAGCCGTGGGACGGCCGGCGACAGCTTCTCCAGGGGAACCTCTTCCAAGCTGGACTCGGATCTCCAG TGCCCAAGGTTCTTCTCCTCTGGAAACTACGGTATCTCCGAGGGGCACCGCTCAAGCTGGAGGCTCAGCTCCCCCCTGACCGCCTCCTCCGGGTCACGTGATCGCCTGTGGGCCGACACCTCGCTGGGAAGCAGAAGCAAACCG GGGGGTTCGGAGCGGCTGGGGGCGTATTCGGGACTGCTGGGTTCAACGCAGGACGATCTCAAAAGACCCAAGCTGTCCTACAACCGGGCGACCTACTCGAGAGACCCGTCTTCACCCGTCGTGTCCTCTGTGCTGAGCGGCACCTACACCTCTG AACCGTCATGGAAGTCGCACAGCGCCCGCTCCAGGTCCTCGTCTTCATCCCCCTCGCAGGGTCTGTGGCCCCGGAGGGAGTCGGACTCTCGGGCCGAGTCGGGCCTCTCCGGCGCGGCGGACCTCGGGCCCAGGGCGGCGGGATTGTCGtcctcactgt ATCCAGACCGCATGGCATCCTCCTATGCTCAAGGCGCCAGGCCAAAGGAGAGTCTCTACTCATCCGCGCGGGCCGGCGCTCCCACCCGGGATCGCCAGCAGGGCAGATATGAACCACCCTCCGCTTCCAGCAATGGTACGAGGCCCTCCACCCCCTGGGCTGGTTCGTCCCGCTCCCGCTCCTGGTACACCTCGCCCCCAGAGAGGACCCCTCCTGCCAGCCACAGGCGGCCTGTCGAAGGAGGAGACCCTGAGAGCCGGTGCACCACCAGGCAGCTGCTCTCGCGCCTGGCCAGCAGCATGTCCTCCACGCTCTTTTCCAGGAGGTCCAGCCAGGACTCCAACAGCTCCAGATCCTTCGAGTCCTCGGAAGAGACGAGCGACACCCACCGGGCGCAAAGCCCCCTTGCCAGCTCtggcggcagcagcaggaacGGCAGCCCCGACGTGTCGAGCGGTCGGGGGTCTGAGCTCCCCCAAGGTCTGGCCTTCCTCCGCCGCAGGCGCCAAGGCACCTCCTCGGCACGGGAGGAGCGTTGCGGTGAGGTTGACCCGGAACCCTCGAGGGCTGGCACTTCCTGGCTGTCGTCGTCCCTGAGGAGCCGTTGCACCCCGCTGTTCTCATGCAGGAGGAGGGATGGCCAGGAGGAGGCGGTGCGGCCCCCACACCGCAGCACTCCCTTCCCTCTCCGACGGATGTCCTCTTCCGAGACGAAAGACAGCGACGATGAAGGgggaaatgatgatgatgatgatgaagacaaCGAAGAAGAGTCGGAAGCGGTAGGAGCTGTAGGTCCTTCAGAAGCCACCGCAGAGGCCTCCCGCACAGCAAGAACCCGGAGGCTGACCGGGGTCACGCCCAACTCGCTCTTTCACCTCACTGTCGCACCCTCGTTGGAGAGCTCGCTGCCCGACAACGTGATGATCACAGTGGACATCGTGCCTACTGGACGGAATTTGCTGGAGAAGAAACCGGCATCCCCACAGGATccagagaagctgaagaaaatcAAGGAAAG CCTTCTGCTGGAGGAATCCGACGAGGAGGGCGATCTTTGCCGCATTTGCCAGATGGGAGAGGATTCAGCATCCAATCCGTTGATCGAGCCGTGCAGGTGTACCGGCAGTCTGCGATACGTGCACCAGGAATGCATGAAGAAGTGGCTGCACTCAAAGATCAGCTCTG GTTCTGATCTGGACGCCATTGCCACCTGTGAGCTGTGCAAGGAGAAGCTCCATCTGAACATCGAGAACTTTGACATCAATGAGCTGTACAGGACTCACGAAAGG TCGGAAAGCGAATTCATCAGCTGTGGCCTGTACCTGGTGGTCCTGCTACACCTGTGCGAACAGCGGTTCTCCGACGTGCTGGGCGCGGCCAACGATGCTGGG TTTTTCAACCTGGCAAGGACCCTTCATGAGTACATGGACGATCTTGAAA GCTCCAACGGGGACTCCGAGGACGATGAAGTGCGGGACCACAGGCCTTCGATCGACTTCGGTGACCTGGAGGACGACGACGAGGAGAACGTGGACTGA